CCCTAAGAATTATCGCGATCGCGTTTTTTTCCAGCCTACTACTGTTTGTGTATGGCTGTCAGCAAGCGAACAATGTGACGGAGGAACCTGTGACCGAACCCCAAGAAGAAGTGACGGAACAACAAGCTAGCACCGCTACAGCCGTAATCAACAGTACAACCGATCCCTCAGAAGTCTTGGGAGAGGCTGAGTTTACCACAACGGCGGACGCTATGTTGATTGAAGTGACGATGACAAATGCGCCATCGGGAGAACGTGCTTTCCACATCCATGAAACCGGGAATTGTGCGGATCAAGGGAATGCGGCTGGCGGTCATTTTAATCCCGATGATGTGAAACATGGATTAATTACCGAAGATGGGTTTGAAAATGCTCATGCGGGAGATTTAGGCAATATTACGATTGCTGAAGATGGTACGGGGACAAAAAGTCTAACGGTTGAGAAACTCATGTTTACTGAAGGGAATTATGCGATTGGGAATCGGTCGGTGATTCTTCATGAAAAGCCTGATGATTTTGGTCAGCCGACTGGTAATGCTGGCGGACGAGTTGGCTGTGGAATTATTCAGGTAACTGATTCCTAGGAGTTGGATAAAATACCCTGTTTAGTGATCGCAGTTTGGAGACGTTCCACCGGAACGTCTCTACAATTCCATGGTGTCCTGACCGTCTTGGCGATTGCTATAATATTAGCCGTGTTCTTCCCTGAAGTCGGTACTATTTGACACTAGATAGGAATCTCGCTAATGAACGCTACAGATATTGAACAAGCTGTGTTAAGCCAGTTACGTATATTGCCTCTTGAAAAGCAGCAATAAGTCCTTGATTTTGTCGAATTTATTGGACATAAATTTGTCAATAAAACATCCTATTATAGTTCATCGGTACAACTCAAACCAGAACACCCATCTTTAAGTGAAATCGCACAACTCCCCATTGCCGAACGCCATAAAATTATAGCTTCTTTGATTCCCGCTACAGCCGATGATTTCTTAACTGATCCAGATTTAACATAGTTTTCCGTTCTAGACGGGGAAGATTGGGAGA
The DNA window shown above is from Coleofasciculus chthonoplastes PCC 7420 and carries:
- a CDS encoding superoxide dismutase family protein, with the translated sequence MNWINRPLRIIAIAFFSSLLLFVYGCQQANNVTEEPVTEPQEEVTEQQASTATAVINSTTDPSEVLGEAEFTTTADAMLIEVTMTNAPSGERAFHIHETGNCADQGNAAGGHFNPDDVKHGLITEDGFENAHAGDLGNITIAEDGTGTKSLTVEKLMFTEGNYAIGNRSVILHEKPDDFGQPTGNAGGRVGCGIIQVTDS